CGTGCCCCCGCTTCGGGTTCTTCGGCAGCAGCGGCGACAGTATGGCCCACTGCTGCTCCGTCAAATCCGTCCGTCCCATGCCGTTATCCTGCCAAATTCAGCCAGACAGACCCTAGCCCTGTGGTGACCGCTTCCTTCAGGGCCCCCTGATACGCCTCGACCGTATTGGGCACCATATACACGTCCAGCCCGGCGTTGACGCTGGCGGCGGTGGCCCGCAGCAGGTCCGCGTGGGTGCGGTAGGTGCCCACCAGCCGGTCGATGTCGTTCCAGTCGCTCACCAGGAGCCCGCCAAAGCCCAGTTCGCCGCGCAGCACGCCGGTCAGCAGGGCGGCGGAGGCGTGCGCCGGCACCCCGTTCACGCTGCCACTGTTGGCCATCACGCTCAGGGCCCCGGCGCGAATGCCGGCCTGAAAGGGGGGCAGCACCGTTTCGTGCAGGGTGCGGGGGCTGAGCTCCGCGTTGCCCCGGTCCAGGCCCAGTGTGCCCAAGCCGTAGCCAGCGAAGTGCTTCAGGGTGGCGGCCACCCCCTCGTCCTGCAGGCCTGTCACCGCCGCCGCCACATGGTCGGCCACCAGCCACGGCGCCTCGCCAAAAGTTTCATAGAAGCGGCCCCAGCGGGGATCGCGCCCCACATCGGCCACCGGGGCAAAGGTCCAGGCGGCGTTCAGGGCGCGCAGGTCGCGGGCGGTGGCGCGGGCGGTTTCTTCGGTCAGGACCGGGCTGAAGGTTGCCCCCAGGCCAATGTTGTGCGGAAACAGCGTGGCGGCGGGGACGTTGTTGACTCCGTGGACCGCGTCGGTCCCGAACACCGCCGGGATGTTCCGGGGCCCGGCCGCCCGGCCCACTGCGTCCAGCGCCCCCAGAAAGTCCGCCCAGCCGCGCGGCGTGTTGGGCTGCGGGGTGTCGCCGCCCCCGTTGAGCACGCTGCCCGGCTTCAGGGCCCCAAAGGTCTGGGCCGCAGTGGCCGCCAGGGGCCCGCTGCGGCCCCCCTCGGTGAAGCGGAACACATGCGCCATCGTCACCTGACCGATTTTCTCGTCCAGGCTCAGCCCGGCCAGCAGGGTGCGCGCCCGGGCCTCGGCCGCCGCTGGGTCCAGCCACGCCGCCGGGGCCATGCCCGCCGCCGAACCCAGGCTGGCGCTCAGCAGCGCCAGGGCCAGCCCGCGTTTCACCCCGCGCGGGTGGAACCGTGGCCCCAAGGGTTCAAGCCGCGCCATGTACGAAGACGAGGGTGGCGTGACCCAGCCGGGCCTGTTCCGGCGGGTGGGCGCGGGAGACGGCCGCCCGCTCATACCGGCACGGTCTCCCGCGCCCGGGCCAGGAAATCGCGGTACCAGCGCCCGGACTGCTTCAGGGTGCGCGCCTGGGTGTCAAAGTCCACATGCACGATGCCAAAGCGTTTGTCGTAGCCTTCGGCCCACTCGAAGTTGTCCATCAGTGACCACGCGAAGTAGCCGCGCACCTTCGCGCCCTGGGTCATGGCCGCCTGCATGGCGGCCAGGTGCGCTTCCAGGTACCGCGTGCGTTCGCCGTCGTGCACAGTGCCGTCCTCGCTGACGGTGTCGGGGTAGGTGGAGCCGTTTTCGGTGATGTAGATGGCGCCGGGCGCGTAGTCCCGCTGCAGGCGCACCAGCAGGTCGGTCAGGCTGTCCGGGGCCACCTCCCAGTCAAAGCCGGTGTAGGCGCTGCCTTCCGGGCGAATCTGGCGGGCGTGCAGCCAGCCCTCGCCGGGGGCGTCCTGCATGACGGCGCGGGAATACATGTTCACGCCCAGAAAGTCAGTGGGCGCGGCGATCTGGTCCTCGTCGCCGGGCCGCACCAGCCCGCGCGCCTGGGGACTGGCCTCGCCCAGCAACTGAACCATGTCCTGCGGGTAGCCGCGCCCGTACAGTGGGTCCAGATACCAGCGGTTCTGAAAGCCGTCGCCCCGCCGGGCCGCCGCGTGGTCGGCGGCGCTGTCACTGGCGGGGTAGGTGTGGTGCAGGTTCAGGGTGATGCCCACCTGGGCGCCCGGCGCGGCCTCGCGGATGACTGGCACCGCCAGCCCGTGGGCCAGCAGCAGGTGGTGTGAGGCGGCAAAGCTGTCGGCCAGATCACTGGCCCCCGGCGCGTGAACCCCGTTGCCGTAGCCCAGGTACGCCGAGCACCACGGCTCGTTCAGGGTGATGAAGTGCCGCACCCGGTCCCCCAGCGCGCCCGCCACCACGCCCGCGTACTCGGCAAAGGCCTCGGCCGCGCCGCGCACCCGCCAGCCGCCCTCGTCCTCCAGGGTCTGCGGCAGGTCCCAGTGGTACAGCGTGGCCCAGGGGACAATGCCCCGGGCCAGCAGGCCGTCCACCAGCCGGTCGTAAAAGTCCAGCCCGGCCCGGTTCACGGCGCCGCGCCCCTGGGGCAGGACGCGCGGCCACGCCACGCTGAAGCGGTAGGCATTGACCCCCAGCCCCTGGATCAGGTCCAGGTCTTCAGGCAGGCGGTGGTAATGGTCGCAGGCCACGTCGCCGGTGTCGCCGCCGCGCACCTTGCCCGGGGCGGCGCAAAAGGTGTCCCAGATGCTGGGGCCCCGGCCGTCCTCATGGGCAGCGCCCTCGATCTGGTAGGCACTGGTGGCCACGCCCCAGGTAAAACGGGCCGGAAAACGCGCAGGGTCAGGGGTGTGATTGCTCATGCAAAAACTCCGTGGAAACAGGCAGGAAAGAAGGTCGAACACAGCGGGCGAAGGGCTGGATGGGGCCCGCTGTGGGCAGAAGAGGAGCTGACCAGAAATGAGGAACGGGGCAGAGGAGGGAAGAGGCCGGGCGGTGAAGGCTGATCCGGTCACCTCCAAAAACGATTCAGTTGGGGGGCCACAGAGAGGCGGGTGCACAAGGCGGCGCCTCACCCGCCTGCTGGGGGCCAGATGCGGGGGCGCCTCAGTCCTTGACCGCCCCGCTGGTCAGGCCGCTGATGACTTGACGGCTGGCGAAGAGAAACACGATCACCAGCGGAATCACGGTGATCACGACCAGCATCATGATCGCGCCCCAGTCCACGTTGGCGTTGGTGGCGCCGCCGCCCAGCCGGCGCAGGCTCAGGGGCAGGGTCATGGTGTCGGGCTCGCTGAGTTTCATGATCAGTGCGCCCTTGAAGTTGTTCCAGGCGCCCACGAACGTCACCACGCCCAGCGTGGCCAGAATGGGCCGGATCAGGGGCAGCACCACCCGGCGGTAGATGCCAAATTCCGTGGCGCCGTCGATGCGCGCGGCTTCAATGAGTTCGCGCGGCAGGGCCGAGGCGATGTACTGGCGCATCAGGAAGATGCCAAAGGCGTTGGCCATGCCCGGCACCCACAGGGCGCGCGGCTCCCCCACCCAGCCCAGCACGTTGTTCATCACCAGGAAGCTGGGAATGTCCATCACCAGCGGCGGAATGAGCATGGTGGCCAGGATGAAGGCGAACAGCGCCCGCTGGCCCCGGAAGTTGTACATGGCAAAGGCGTAGCCGGCCAGCGAGCAGAAAAACAGGGTGGTGGCGGTGGCGACCAGCGCGAGGTACAGCGAGTTCCAGAAGTGGCGCAGCGCCTTGCCGTCTGTGACCTGCAGCAGGCCGCGCAGGTTGTCGTCGAAGGCTGAGCCAAACCACAGGTGCGGCGGAAAGGCGAACACTTCGGCGCTGGGCTGCGAGGCCCACACGAACATCAGGTAAAAGGGCACCACCGACACGAAACACACCAGCCCCATCAGCAGCCACAGGGGCAGGCGGCGCCAGCCCCGCAGCGGGCGCTTGGGGCGGGCCACAGCAGGCGCCGCGCGAACCGGGGTACTGGTCACCGCTCACCTCCACGTGAAAACAGGACGTTGTTCACCATGCTCAGGGCAAAAATCGCCAGGAACAGCAGCCAGCTCATGGCCGAGGCGTACCCCATATCCAGGTCGCGGAAGGCGGTATTAAAGATGTGCATGGCGGTGGTCAGCCCTGCGCCGCCGCTGCCCCCGCCGTCATTGAGCAGCATGAAGGGTTCCTCGAACAGCTGCATGTTGCCCACAATCGTCAGGGTGAAGGCGTAGAACATCATGGGCCGGAGCAGCGGCAGCGTGATGTACCAGAATTGCTGCCATTTCCCCGCGCCGTCCACGGTGGCGGCCTCGTACACGTCCTCGCTGATGGCCTGCAGCCCCGAGAGGTACAGCACCACGTTCCAGCCCAGGTAGCGCCAGAACACCACCGCTGCCACCGAATACGGCACCATCCCAGGGTCGCCCAGCCAGCGCACCGGGTCCAGGCCCACCAGACCGCGCACGTAATTCAGCAGCCCCAGCCGCTCGGAGTACAGCGTGGCGAACACAATGGCAATCGCCACGGCGTTGGTGATGTACGGCAGAAACAGCACCGTGCTCAGGGTGCTCTGGTAGCGGCGCAGGCTCTGGTGAATCAGGAAGGCCAGCGGCAGCGCCACCAGATGCTGCGGCACCCCCGCCAGCAGGCCAATCCACACCGTGTTCTTCAGCGTGGTCCAGAACTGGTCCTGCCGGTCCAGGGCCAGCGCGAAGTTCTCGAAGCCCACGAACTTCCAGTTGCCCAGACCGTCCAAGGGGCTCCAGAGGTGAAAGGCCAGGAACAGGCTGAACAGCAGCGGAAACAGCCCGAACACCAGAAACAGAAGAAAAAACGGGCTGACAAACACGTACGGCGCGAAACGCTGCTGCAGACGCGCGTAGCTCAGCCGGGCGCGGGCGGGGGCGGGCAGGCGGTGTGACATGGCGGTCCTTGGAAGGGGAGGGGGGGCCGGCAAGGGCGCGCGCCAGTGACTTACACGCGCGCCTGCTGGCCAGGAAGAGGGGCGGGGGGGTGCTTACCGGGCGCGGCGCAGAATCTGGGCGCGGGCGTCAGACAGGGCCTGCTTGATGTCCTTGCCCTTTTCCAGCACGTTGGTCAGCTCGGTCTGCACGATCTGGTCGGCCACCGAGTCGTACTTGTTCACGTCAATGGGCTGGGTCTTGGCGGCGGCGTCGCGCCACAGCACGCGCGCTTTCTGGCCGCCCAGGAAGTCCACGGGGTCACTGAAGACCTTGTTCTTCTGCGCCGCGACCAGGGCCGGGAAGGCGCCGTTATCCTCAAAGGCGGCAATCTGCGAGCTCTGGTTCAGGGTCATGAACTTGATGAACTCCCAGGCCCACTGCTTGTTCTTGGCCTTGCTGGGAATGCCGTAGAAGGTGCCGCCCCACGAGGCAAAGGAGCGCTCCGGGAGGTTCTGCACGCGCCACAGGCCCTTGGTTTCGGGGGCCATCCAGTTCTGCAGGGCGCCCTGCAGCCACGCGCCGGAAAACTGCGTGGCGACCGTGCCCTTTTTAAAGGCGTCGTACCACTCGTTGGTCCACTCGCCCACCTTGGCGTCCAGGCCCGCGTCGCGGATCTGCTTGCTGAGGGTAAAGGCGCGCACGAAGCGGGCGTTGTCCGGGCCCACCAGCAGGTTGTTGCTCTTGTCGAAGTAAATGCCCTCGCCGCTTTTCAGGTTCGTGCGGATGATGATCCCGTACACCGAGGCCGCCGTGTTCACCAGGTAGGCGCCGGTCTTGGCCTTGATGGTCTTGCCGGCCGCAATGTAGGACTCCCAGGAGCGCTGCATGTTCACCGGGTTCACGCCGGCCTTGTCCAGCACGTCCTTGCGGTAGAAAAAGGTGCCGGGGCCGATGTCGGTGGGCATGGCGATAAAGCGCCCGTCGCTGCTGGTGGCCTGCGCAATCGTAAAGGGGGTGAACAGCTTCTTGGAGGCGGCGGCGCTGTAGGGCGCCTTGTTCAGGTCTTCCAGGCCCTGCCCCTCGGCAAATTTGGCCACGTAGCCCACTTCAATGGCCATCACGTCGGGCAGGCCCTGCCCGGTGGCCAGTGCGGTGGTCATGGCGTTGTGGTGGTCGGCGTACTGCTGCGCCTGCATGTTGATCGTGACGTTGGGGTATTTCTTCTGCCACGCGGGCAAGATCGCCTTGATCGAGCTGTCCAGGCTGGGAAAGACCGCCACGGTCAGGGTCACCTTTTCCTGGGCGTGGGCCTGCCCCAGCAGCAGGGCGGCGGCAAGAACGGACACGAGACCTTTGTTCATAGAAACCTCCAGAAGGTTATGAAAGCGCTTTCAGATTGGAGCGAAAGAAGGGGCCATCTGGGCCCGGTGCGGGGCAGGGAAGGGCTAACCAGCAGGGCCTGTCATGGTCGGCTCCGGGGCGGGGCGGTGGATTCGCGGATCACCAGTTCAGGGGTAAACACGTGCCGCTGCGCGGGCTGGCCGCCCAGCAGCTTCAGGGCTTCCTGCGCGGCGCTCACGCCAATGTCGTAAATGGCCTGGCGCACGGTGGTCAGGGGCGGGGTCATCAGGCGCGAGGTCACCACGTCGTCAAAGCCGGTCAAGGAAACGTCGTCCGGCACCCGCAGTCCGGCGCGGTACAGGGTCAGGCGCGCGCCCAGGGCCATCTGGTCGTTGGCGCACACCAGGGCCGTGAAGGGCCGCCCGGTGTCCAGCAGGCGCTGCGCGGCCTGTTGCCCGCCGTCTTCGAGGTACTGCCCCACCTGAATCAGGTCGGGGTGGATGCTCAGCCCGGCGTCCTGCAGGCAGCCCAGAAAGGCGTTCTTACGCTCCACGGCGTCGCTCTGGCGCTCGGCGCCGCTGATGTACGCGAACTCGCGGTGGCCCAGGTCCAGCAGGTGCCCGGCGATCAGGCGCATACCCAGGGCGTTGTCCATCACGATGCAGCTGTCGGACAGCCCCTGCACCTCGCGCCCCACGGCGATCATGGGCACGCGCTGGGCCAGGGGGCGCAGCACCTCGTCGTCCAGAATGCCGCCCAGCAGAATCACGGCGTCCACCCGGCGGGCCAGCAGCACGTTCAGGGCTTCCTGCTCGCGCTCGGTGCGCCACTGCCCGCTGATCACGATGGGGTGGTAGGGCGTGTCGTTCAGCGCCGCTTCGATGCCGGTCAGGGCCTCGCCGTAAAAGGTGGAGTGCAGGCTGGGCGTCACCACGCCGATGCTCAGGCTGCGCCCGCCCGCCAGCGCCTGCGCCTGGGGATTGGGCCGGAAATTCAGCCGCGCGATCACCGCTTCCACCCGCACCCGTTTGTCCGGCGCCACGTTGGCGGTGCCGTTCAGAATGCGTGACACCGTGCTGGGCGAAACGCCCGCTTCACGCGCCACTTGGGCCAGGGTGACTGGTTCGAGCACAGGCAGACAGCTCCTTAGGCGCGCAGACGCGGCCGTCTGCGAAAGAGGACTTGAGAGGTAAGGGCAGCGTAGTCCTCTTTGAAAGCGCTGTCAAGACGGTGGAGCGGCGGCTTTTGGGCTGGGTCAGACAAGGGGGGTTGGGCCGTACATGAAGGAGAGCAGGGGTGGGATGGGGGCTTAGACGGGACTCAATGGAGTCCGGGCCGCCCGGTGGCCCCCTCACCCTTCCGCCGCTCCGCTCCTCCCTCCCTCTCCCACCAGGGGAGAGGGGAACATGGGGAAAGCAAGTCCTTTTTAGCCCGTCTCAGCTGGCCACCCCGCACCCGTCTCCTTCCCCTTGGCTGCCTCGACACCCCGCCCCATTCCTTCCTTCCCACGCCGTACAGTCGCCCTATGCACCACGATCTGACGATCTCGGATGGCCCGTACACCCTGCGCCCGCTGCGGGAGGCCGACAGCGCGCCGCTGCTGGCCCTGGCGCAGGCCAGCGCCCAGGAATACGCGCAGATGGTCACGCCGCCTACCCTGGGGCGCTACTACGCGGCGGCGCTGCAGGCCGTGGACCAGCAGCCCTTCGTAGCGCTGGTGAACGGCGAGTATGCCGGGGCCACCCGCTACATGGAGATGCGCCCCCAGCAAAAGCGCCTGGAAATCGGCAGCACGTGGCTGGCCCCGGCCCACATGCGCACGCCCGCCAACCGCACCTTCAAGCGCCTGCTGCTCGCCCACGCTTTCGAGGAACTGGGCATGCTGCGCGTGGAGATCAAGACAGACATTCTGAACACCCGCTCGCAGCGGGCCATTGAGGCGCTGGGGGCAGTGCGCGAGGGCGTGCTGCGCCAGCACATGCCGCGCCAGGACGGCACCCAGCGCGACACAGTGATGTATTCCATTGTGGCAGCCGAATGGCCGGCGATCAGGGCGCGGCTGGAGGGGTCGGCACGCAGGTAACGGTTTCGGTGCCGGGGACCAGCGCGGCCTGACAGGGCGGGGCGTCCGGCGCTTCTTCCGTGACCTGCACGGTCTGGGGCGCGCTGAACTCGGGGACCAGGGCCCAGCCCTCGTCGTCGGTGGTGGGGTCGCCACTCAGGTTCAGGCGGGCGTATTTCAGCGGCGTGCCGTCGGGGTGCAGCAGCCGCACCCAGGCAAAGCGCGCGAAGTTCTTGCTCCAGTCCAGCACCGTCACGCCGTAGGGCGACAGGCTCAGGGTGCGGCCATCCTCCTGCACGCTGACCGTCACGGGCAACTGGTCAAAGTCGGGGGCCACGGCCGCCACGCGCGTGCCGCTGGCCAGCAGCACCAGGGCGTCGCCCCGGCGGTCGGTGACCACCCGCACGCCCCCCACCACCAGCGGCACGCCGGACACGCCCGTGCGCACCAGCACCCCGGGCCCCGCCTCGGCCGCCGTGAGGAACAGCTGCCCCCCCACCCAGGCGGCGCCCACGCTGCCCGAGACCCGCGCTTCGCCGGTGGTGGACACCTGCGCGGCGGCGCGGGCCTGCCCCACGTACTGGTAGCCCAGGGTGGCCGCGCGTGTGCCGCTGCTGCCCAGCACCGCGCCGGCGTTCAGCGTGTGTTCGGGGGCCAGCTGGTAGACCGCCCGCGTTTCCAGCAGGGCCGCGCCGTTCTCGGTACTGGCCACCGCATTCAGGCCCAGCTTGGGCGTGGGCGTCCAGGTGACGCCCAGGGTGGCCCGCCAGCCCACCTGGCCGTCGTTGGCGGTCACGGCCGCGCCCAGGGCCGCGCTGAGGTCGGGGCTGAATTTGCGGGTGACGCTCAGGCCCAGTTCGCCGCGCGCCGCGCCGGGGGTGGCCTGCGCCCGCAGGCCCAGGCTGGTGCCCCGCGCGCTCCAGCCCACCTGCCCGGCGACCGAGGCCGCGCGCAGGTCCAGGGGCGGCACCACGGCGCCCACCCCAAAGCGCCACTCGCCCCGGGCCCAGGTGGCGTCGCCGCTGAGCAGCAGCCGCGTGCGCGTGGCCGAGTCGTACTGCACCCCGAACCCCGTGTTCAGGTCCGTGACCACGTAGCGCGCCGAGGCCTTGAGCTGCTGGCGGGCCGTGTCGGCGTCCAGTTCGGCGCTCAGGCTCCATTCGTCGCTCAGGCCGTAGACGGCGGTGGCCTGCGTGGCGGCCCGGGTGCCGCGCACCCCGGCCTGTGCCCGCAGCGCCAGCGCGCGGGCCGTGACCTGAATATCGGCCGCCGTGTAGGTCACGCGTTCAAAGCGCGTGCCAGTGGCGTCGCGGATGCGCAGCTCCACGGTGCCGGCCGGCAGGTCCAGCGGCAGGTTGCGAATCGTCAGGGTGCCGGCGGCCGCGTTCAGGCGCGGCACCTCCACGCCGGGCACGCGCAGTTCCACCTCGGCGTCCAGCGGCAGCGCCACCACCAGTTGCGGCAGGCGGTAGGCGCGCACGCTGCCGTAGGTCACGGTCAGGCCGCTGATCTGTTCGTCGGCCAGCCGCAGCGGCGCGCCCCCCAGCTTGACGGCGTAGGCGGCGGCTTCCACCGACAGGTTGTCGCGCACCTGATACGCCGCGCCCAGTTGCCCCTGCCACGCGGTCGCCAGCCCCTGGCCCCCGGCTTCACCCACCTGCGCCCCCAGCGCAAAGCGGCCATTCTGGTAGCCCGCGCGCACGGTGGCGGTGTGGGTGATCAGCGCGCTCTGGGTCTCGTCGCCCGGGCGGCGTGCCACTTCGCCCTGCACGCCCAGCGTGGTCACAGGGAGGGTGGGCAGCACCTCGGCTTCGGGGGGGCGCACCTGTCCCAGGTCCAGGGTGTTGTTGGGCAGCAGTTCCAGGCGCGGTCCCACGCTCAGGGTCAGTTCGCCGGGGTCGTAGCGCAGGTCCAGGGCGGCATTCAGGCGCACGAACTCCTGGCCGTCGCAGCGGGCGCGGGCGTCCGCGTACCCGGCCTCGGCCTCGCGCAGCACCGACGGCGAGAGCCAGAAGCGCTCGCCGTCCATCAGCACCAGGGTGCCGCCCCGGCCCTGACCGGCCACCGTGACGTCCACAAACGTCTGGGGCAGGGCGCAGGGGTCCGGGGCGGGCGCGTCCTGGGCGGCGGCAGCACCCGCCAGGGCCAGCAGGGCGGCCAGACCCAGCGCCGCGCCCAGCCGGGGCCGCTTAGGGCAGGCGCAGCGGTTCACGCCGCTCCTCGCCGTTCATGTCGGAATACACCAGTTCGGCGCTGGTCGGCAGGGCGTCCAGGGTCAGCGGCAGGCTCAGGGTGCTGCCGCCCAGCACGGCGGCGTTGCCCAGGCTCAGGCGCGCCTCGCCGGCCACCACGTTCACGTCGCGCAGCGTCAGGTGCCGGTTGCCCGCGTTGGTCAGGTCCAGCATGACCTTGCCGTCTTGCAGGCGCAGGCCGTAGCTCAGCTTGGGAGCGCTGCTGGCGGGGGCCACGTAGACCGGCATGGACACCTGCACCAGCTGGCGCAGGGTCAGGCCCACATTGCCCTCGTTGTTCTGCTGCGAGGGCACGTCGGCGGTGGGCACCTGCCGCACAAAGACGCGGTAGGCCAGTTCTTCATTGCCGGCCTTTTTCAGCAGGCCCACCCGGATCACCTGGCTTTTGCCCGGTTCCAGGGTGAACTGCGCGGGGTTCACCACCACGTCGCGCGTGGGCGTGTAGACATGCTGCCCGTTTTCGGTGCTCCACTTGCGAATTTCCAGCTGAAAGGTCATGGGCGCGTCGCCGGTGTTGTCCATGCGCACCTGCGCGGTGTTGGTGCGCGCCGGGTCCATGTTGAAGGCGGTGGGGGACAGGGCAAAGGTCTGGGCTCCGGCCACACCCAACAGGCACAGCAGCGTCCACAGCAGAAAGCGGATCATGGCAGGTCTCCAGCAGGGTCCAGCGCCTCAGCGCGGACCGAAAGTAGGGTCGAGTAATCGCCGCCGGCCAGATTCAGCTGTCCGGGCGGCACCAGCACGTTCAGGGTAAAGGTTCGCCGGCCCACCACGCTCAGGTCGGCGGGCCAGTCGGTCAGCAGGGCCTGGGCCGTGGTGCGCCCCGACTGCAGCGTGAACGGCGCGCGTGGGCCGTGCAGGGGGCCGTCAGGCGTGCTCAGGGTGACCGCAAAGCGGCCCGGCGGGCAGACCACCGTGACCTCCAGCTGGCCCTGGGCGCCCACCGGAAAGCGGTAGGGCGCAATGGCCGCCGTCACGCTGATCTGGCAGCGGGGGGCGGGGGCGGTGCTGGGGGTGGCCTGGGCCACCGGGCAGAGCGTGCCCAGCAGCAGGGCAGGCAGCAGCGCAGCGGGCAATCGGAACAACGCCATCATCTCCTTGCAGGAAGGCGAAGCAACCTGACCTCTGGGTGGGGTCAGGTTGCCCGGGAAACGGGGTGCTTACTCGTCGTAGTTGAAGCTCACCACCAGGTTGCCCGTGTAGTTGCCGCCGGGGACCGACCACGCGGTGTTCAGGTCGCTGCCGGCGCCGCCCAGCTTGAAGCTCACGAGGCGCTCGTAGTACTGGTAGGTCATGGTGTTGCCGTTGCCCATGGAGCGGTTCATGGTGCCGGTGGCGCCGTTGCTGACCGCCATGCTCCAGGGGTTGGTGGGGCTCCAGGCCGCGCCCTTGATCTGGAAGGTGTAGGGCTGGCCGCCGCCGCTGGTGTCGCGGGTCATGGTGATGTCGGCGATGGGGGCGATGGTCAGGGCGGTGCGGTGGTTGCAGTCCACACCCAGCGCGCGGATGGCGGGGGTGGTGACGTTGCGCACGGCGCTCACCACGCCGCCGCCCAGGGTGTTGAGGTTCACGGCGCTCCAGGTGCGGCTCAGGCCGGCGGCGCCGTTGTACTCGGGGCTGGTGTAGCCGGTGATGCACACGTTCTGCACGCGCATGTTCAGCGGGGTGGTCTGGGTGCCGGCCACGTTGGCGGCGGCGGCGGTGCTCACGGTCATGCTCAGGGCCAGCAGTGCAATGTTCCTCATGTTCTTCCCTCCGAAGGTCAGGGGCCTGGGACGCAGGCCAGCGGTAGCGAGGTGGGCGGTGGGCAAAGTCTTTCGGGGCTGGGGGGCCGCCTGGGCCCCGCTTCGCCGCTGCTCTGCCCGCATCCGGCTCAGTTCACGGGCGGGAAGACGCTCTCCCCAGCACCTCCAACCCGTTTCCTGTGCCACTACTGTAAAAAACCCCACGTTAATGGAGCGTTAACTCGAAAAATGCCCTGCTGCACGGCAAAAAAAGGACCGCGTTGTGAACAGGTGTCCCTTTCATGAACGGTGCAGGCAAGAACCAGGGGCGCCCTGCAGAGGGGTCAGAGTCGCCGTCCCGTTCCGTCCTGGCCGTTGAAGCACAGGGCCAGCCTGTGGCGCTGCTCGGTCTATACCGCTGCGGGGGCCGGTCTACTGCTCGGGCCGCAGCAGGGGATAGGGGTTGATGGCGCCCCCGGCCGCATAGATCCCGTAGTGCAGGTGGGGCGGGGTGCCGCGCGCATTGCCGCTGTCGCCCACAAAGCCCACCACGTCCCCGGCCCGCACCCAGTCGCCGCGTTTCAGGTTCGGGTAGCGCTCTAAGTGGGCGTAGTAGTGGCGCTGCCCGGCCGGGCCCAGCACCATCACCGTGCGGCCCCCCAGACCGTTGGGACCCACATTGATCACCAGCCCGCGCGTGGTGGCCCGGATGGGCGTGCCACGCGGCGCGAAGATGTCAATGCCTTCGTGGCGTCGGCCCCCGCTGCGGGCCGCGCCCCAGGTGTCTTCAAAACGTTGTCCGGGCAGCGGATTGGGCAGGCTGCGCGTGGCCGGCGCCGGAGAGGCCAGCAGCGCCGAGACCTGCCGCGCCTGCTGCAGCAGCGGCCACAGCCACAACAGAACCCCGGCCAGCACGGCCGCCAGCACCCCCATTCCAACCCACCGCCGCATGGGGGCAGCATGGCGTGCACAGCGCCCGGCCGACACCGGCAAAAGTTGCAGACCGGGCCCTGGGCTAGGGCCTCAATTGCCAGGACTGTTACACTCTAAAGAGAACATAAAGGTGGCCTGCCGCTCCCCCCGGCCCCGCCACAAGGAGCCCAGCATGCTGGCCTACACCCCCATGATTCTTCCGTTTCTGGCGTCGCTGACCCTGACCAGTGGGCTGGGCGCCGTGGCCGCTGGCCGGCCCAGCGCGGCGGCGCGCACCTTTGCGTGGCTGATGGCCGGCCTGTCGGTCTGGACCCTGTGCTACGTGATGGAACTCAGCAGCGCCACATTGGCGGGCAAGCACGCGTGGCTGGTGGCCAAGTACCTGGGCGCGGCCCCCACGCCGCTGCTGTGGCTGGTGTTCTGCCTGCACGCCACCGGGCGCGAAGGATGGCTGACCCGGCCGGTGCGCGCGGCACTGGTGGGCTGGGCCGCGCTGGTCTTCGCGGTGGTCTGCACCGACAGCCTGCACCACCTCATGTGGACCGACCTGCGGGTGGTCCCCGGCG
This is a stretch of genomic DNA from Deinococcus aquaedulcis. It encodes these proteins:
- a CDS encoding glycoside hydrolase family 3 protein, whose product is MKRGLALALLSASLGSAAGMAPAAWLDPAAAEARARTLLAGLSLDEKIGQVTMAHVFRFTEGGRSGPLAATAAQTFGALKPGSVLNGGGDTPQPNTPRGWADFLGALDAVGRAAGPRNIPAVFGTDAVHGVNNVPAATLFPHNIGLGATFSPVLTEETARATARDLRALNAAWTFAPVADVGRDPRWGRFYETFGEAPWLVADHVAAAVTGLQDEGVAATLKHFAGYGLGTLGLDRGNAELSPRTLHETVLPPFQAGIRAGALSVMANSGSVNGVPAHASAALLTGVLRGELGFGGLLVSDWNDIDRLVGTYRTHADLLRATAASVNAGLDVYMVPNTVEAYQGALKEAVTTGLGSVWLNLAG
- a CDS encoding GH1 family beta-glucosidase, with protein sequence MSNHTPDPARFPARFTWGVATSAYQIEGAAHEDGRGPSIWDTFCAAPGKVRGGDTGDVACDHYHRLPEDLDLIQGLGVNAYRFSVAWPRVLPQGRGAVNRAGLDFYDRLVDGLLARGIVPWATLYHWDLPQTLEDEGGWRVRGAAEAFAEYAGVVAGALGDRVRHFITLNEPWCSAYLGYGNGVHAPGASDLADSFAASHHLLLAHGLAVPVIREAAPGAQVGITLNLHHTYPASDSAADHAAARRGDGFQNRWYLDPLYGRGYPQDMVQLLGEASPQARGLVRPGDEDQIAAPTDFLGVNMYSRAVMQDAPGEGWLHARQIRPEGSAYTGFDWEVAPDSLTDLLVRLQRDYAPGAIYITENGSTYPDTVSEDGTVHDGERTRYLEAHLAAMQAAMTQGAKVRGYFAWSLMDNFEWAEGYDKRFGIVHVDFDTQARTLKQSGRWYRDFLARARETVPV
- a CDS encoding carbohydrate ABC transporter permease, translated to MTSTPVRAAPAVARPKRPLRGWRRLPLWLLMGLVCFVSVVPFYLMFVWASQPSAEVFAFPPHLWFGSAFDDNLRGLLQVTDGKALRHFWNSLYLALVATATTLFFCSLAGYAFAMYNFRGQRALFAFILATMLIPPLVMDIPSFLVMNNVLGWVGEPRALWVPGMANAFGIFLMRQYIASALPRELIEAARIDGATEFGIYRRVVLPLIRPILATLGVVTFVGAWNNFKGALIMKLSEPDTMTLPLSLRRLGGGATNANVDWGAIMMLVVITVIPLVIVFLFASRQVISGLTSGAVKD
- a CDS encoding carbohydrate ABC transporter permease translates to MSHRLPAPARARLSYARLQQRFAPYVFVSPFFLLFLVFGLFPLLFSLFLAFHLWSPLDGLGNWKFVGFENFALALDRQDQFWTTLKNTVWIGLLAGVPQHLVALPLAFLIHQSLRRYQSTLSTVLFLPYITNAVAIAIVFATLYSERLGLLNYVRGLVGLDPVRWLGDPGMVPYSVAAVVFWRYLGWNVVLYLSGLQAISEDVYEAATVDGAGKWQQFWYITLPLLRPMMFYAFTLTIVGNMQLFEEPFMLLNDGGGSGGAGLTTAMHIFNTAFRDLDMGYASAMSWLLFLAIFALSMVNNVLFSRGGER
- a CDS encoding ABC transporter substrate-binding protein, whose protein sequence is MNKGLVSVLAAALLLGQAHAQEKVTLTVAVFPSLDSSIKAILPAWQKKYPNVTINMQAQQYADHHNAMTTALATGQGLPDVMAIEVGYVAKFAEGQGLEDLNKAPYSAAASKKLFTPFTIAQATSSDGRFIAMPTDIGPGTFFYRKDVLDKAGVNPVNMQRSWESYIAAGKTIKAKTGAYLVNTAASVYGIIIRTNLKSGEGIYFDKSNNLLVGPDNARFVRAFTLSKQIRDAGLDAKVGEWTNEWYDAFKKGTVATQFSGAWLQGALQNWMAPETKGLWRVQNLPERSFASWGGTFYGIPSKAKNKQWAWEFIKFMTLNQSSQIAAFEDNGAFPALVAAQKNKVFSDPVDFLGGQKARVLWRDAAAKTQPIDVNKYDSVADQIVQTELTNVLEKGKDIKQALSDARAQILRRAR